In Mangrovivirga cuniculi, the following proteins share a genomic window:
- a CDS encoding PepSY-like domain-containing protein — protein MKKLVLTAALIGTFEFVSIQANTLEKENVISEFKFNDEITYEQLPTAIKDAFTKTYSKESVAKIMKHDDNTYEIHVKMEEETKALKYKSNGELLKEWSVE, from the coding sequence ATGAAAAAGTTAGTTTTAACAGCTGCATTAATAGGTACTTTTGAATTTGTATCTATTCAAGCTAACACGTTGGAAAAAGAAAATGTTATTTCTGAATTCAAATTCAATGATGAAATAACATACGAACAATTGCCTACTGCCATAAAAGACGCTTTTACAAAAACTTACTCAAAAGAAAGCGTAGCCAAAATTATGAAACATGATGATAACACTTATGAGATTCATGTTAAAATGGAAGAAGAAACAAAAGCATTGAAATACAAAAGTAATGGTGAACTATTAAAGGAATGGTCTGTTGAATAG
- a CDS encoding SDR family oxidoreductase, with translation MKEHKNKVVLITGSSSGIGKAAVNFFATKEWCVAATMRNPKKEPDYKKGSNVKVFKLDVTDRAEIEQCIKDVMNTFGKIDVVVNNAGYGLIGPLELGTVKQVKKQMDTNVIGLINVTQLIIPYFREQKEGRIINISSIAGKVALPFHSFYNATKFAVEGLSESLSYELKPFNIKVKLIEPGAIKTRFYDESLESIKVGNIKEYDNHMANSLTKIHEFGRNGSGPEEVAKAIFTAAVDQGNRLRYAVGGGAPFLLFLKRITPAPLFRSMIRKFL, from the coding sequence ATGAAGGAACACAAAAATAAAGTAGTGCTTATTACCGGTAGCAGTTCAGGAATTGGAAAAGCCGCTGTGAATTTTTTTGCCACAAAAGAATGGTGTGTGGCAGCGACAATGCGTAATCCTAAAAAGGAGCCTGATTATAAAAAAGGCAGTAATGTTAAAGTTTTTAAGTTGGATGTGACTGATCGCGCTGAAATAGAACAGTGTATTAAAGATGTTATGAATACTTTTGGGAAAATCGATGTGGTAGTAAATAATGCCGGATACGGATTAATCGGTCCGTTGGAATTAGGCACTGTTAAGCAGGTGAAAAAGCAAATGGACACTAATGTTATCGGTCTTATAAACGTTACTCAGCTTATTATTCCTTATTTCAGAGAACAAAAAGAGGGAAGAATAATCAATATTTCAAGTATTGCAGGTAAAGTTGCTTTACCTTTTCATAGTTTTTATAATGCAACGAAATTTGCAGTCGAAGGACTTTCAGAAAGCTTGTCTTACGAGTTGAAACCGTTCAATATTAAGGTCAAATTGATTGAACCCGGTGCTATAAAAACAAGGTTTTATGATGAGTCATTGGAATCAATTAAAGTAGGCAACATTAAAGAATATGATAATCACATGGCTAATTCTTTAACTAAGATTCATGAATTTGGTCGAAACGGCTCAGGTCCTGAGGAAGTGGCTAAGGCGATTTTTACGGCAGCGGTTGATCAGGGAAACAGGCTGCGGTATGCTGTTGGAGGAGGGGCTCCATTTCTTTTGTTTTTAAAACGAATTACCCCTGCTCCTTTGTTCAGATCAATGATCAGGAAGTTTCTCTGA
- a CDS encoding DinB family protein yields MQDISINSTIVIHKNTRKHIKVFWDAIKPHDLAHIPDGFKNNILWNVAHCLVTHQLLIYQLSNSKMNIPEKFIEKYRKGTKPVNDEIKEEDVNIINNNLLSQSEKLAKDYALLSQKQFKEYETSYGVKLNSVEDAISFNNVHEALHLGIIMSQAKYFRETS; encoded by the coding sequence ATGCAAGATATTTCGATTAATAGCACAATAGTTATCCATAAAAACACCAGAAAACATATAAAAGTATTTTGGGATGCAATCAAACCTCATGATCTGGCACATATCCCTGATGGATTTAAAAATAATATATTATGGAACGTAGCCCATTGCCTGGTTACACACCAGCTATTGATTTACCAATTGAGCAATTCAAAAATGAATATTCCTGAGAAATTTATTGAAAAATACAGAAAAGGCACCAAACCGGTTAACGATGAAATAAAAGAAGAAGATGTGAACATCATAAATAACAACCTTCTATCTCAATCAGAAAAATTAGCAAAAGATTATGCTTTGCTTTCCCAAAAACAATTTAAAGAATACGAGACCAGTTATGGAGTTAAATTGAATTCGGTTGAAGATGCTATATCATTTAACAACGTACACGAAGCACTTCATCTTGGCATCATAATGTCTCAGGCTAAATATTTCAGAGAAACTTCCTGA